The following coding sequences are from one Pseudomonas oryzae window:
- a CDS encoding quorum-sensing-regulated virulence factor family protein, whose translation MRRIAPLLATLLATCSVQAASLQDFELNKLLKDVARNSSVGTPRAINEDILDQGYTVEGNQLINHLSVRSSHAQQMRSNPDAMRSQLRASVCNNPGYRQLLAKGAVLTYAFSEYKSNRPVATERFQASDCAVSK comes from the coding sequence ATGCGCCGCATCGCCCCCCTGCTCGCCACCCTGCTGGCCACCTGCTCCGTGCAGGCCGCCTCGCTGCAGGATTTCGAACTCAACAAGCTGCTCAAGGACGTGGCCCGCAACAGCAGCGTCGGCACCCCGCGGGCGATCAACGAGGACATTCTCGACCAGGGCTACACCGTCGAGGGCAACCAGCTGATCAACCACCTCAGCGTGCGCAGCAGCCATGCCCAGCAGATGCGCAGCAACCCGGACGCCATGCGCAGCCAGCTGCGCGCCAGTGTCTGCAACAACCCCGGCTACCGCCAGCTGCTGGCCAAGGGCGCGGTACTGACCTACGCCTTCAGCGAGTACAAGAGCAATCGCCCGGTGGCGACCGAACGCTTCCAGGCCAGCGACTGCGCGGTCAGCAAGTAA
- a CDS encoding NAD(P)/FAD-dependent oxidoreductase: protein MTQHVSSYYAASRNPQVDYPVLKGRVEADVCIIGAGYTGLSSALFLLESGFSVVVLEAAKVGFGASGRNGGQIVNSYSRDIDVIERAVGIRHAELLGAMAFEGGRIIRERIARYNIQCDLKDGGVFAALTGKQVRHLEAQKKLWERYGHHQLELLDHDGIRRVVGSERYVGGMLDMSGGHVHPLNLALGEAAAVASLGGAIYEQSAATRIEHGARPVVHTAAGEVAARFVIVAGNAYLGNLLPQLAAKSMPCGTQVLTTEPLSDELAASLLPQDYCVEDCNYLLDYFRLSADKRLIYGGGVVYGARDPADIEAIIRPKMLKTFPQLKNVKIDYTWTGNFLLTLSRLPQVGRIGDNVYYSQGCSGHGVTYTHLAGKLLAEALRGQAERFDAFASLPHYPFPGGRLFRVPFTALGATYYQLRDRLSI, encoded by the coding sequence ATGACGCAACATGTCAGCAGTTACTACGCCGCTTCGCGGAACCCGCAGGTCGACTACCCGGTGCTCAAGGGCCGTGTCGAGGCGGACGTCTGCATCATCGGCGCGGGCTATACCGGCCTGTCCAGCGCACTGTTCCTGCTCGAGAGCGGCTTCAGCGTGGTGGTGCTGGAAGCGGCGAAGGTCGGCTTCGGCGCCTCGGGGCGCAATGGCGGGCAGATCGTCAACAGCTACAGCCGCGACATCGACGTGATCGAGCGCGCCGTCGGCATCCGCCACGCCGAGCTGCTCGGCGCCATGGCCTTCGAGGGCGGGCGGATCATTCGCGAGCGCATCGCCCGCTACAACATCCAGTGCGACCTCAAGGACGGCGGCGTGTTCGCCGCGCTGACCGGCAAGCAGGTGCGTCATCTGGAGGCGCAGAAGAAGCTGTGGGAGCGCTACGGTCATCACCAGCTCGAGCTGCTCGACCATGACGGCATCCGTCGCGTGGTGGGCAGCGAGCGCTACGTCGGCGGCATGCTGGACATGAGCGGCGGCCACGTCCACCCGCTCAACCTGGCCCTGGGCGAGGCCGCGGCGGTCGCCTCGCTGGGCGGCGCCATCTACGAGCAGAGCGCGGCGACGCGCATCGAGCATGGTGCGCGGCCGGTGGTGCACACCGCCGCCGGCGAGGTCGCGGCGCGCTTCGTGATAGTCGCGGGCAACGCCTACCTGGGCAACCTGCTGCCGCAACTGGCCGCCAAGTCGATGCCCTGCGGCACCCAGGTGCTCACCACCGAGCCACTGTCCGACGAGCTGGCCGCCAGCCTGTTGCCGCAGGACTACTGCGTCGAGGACTGCAACTACCTGCTCGACTACTTCCGCCTGAGCGCCGACAAGCGCCTGATCTACGGCGGTGGTGTGGTCTACGGGGCGCGCGACCCGGCGGACATCGAGGCGATCATCCGGCCGAAGATGCTCAAGACCTTCCCGCAGCTGAAGAACGTGAAGATCGACTACACCTGGACCGGCAACTTCCTGCTGACCCTGTCGCGCCTGCCGCAGGTCGGGCGGATCGGCGACAACGTCTACTACTCCCAGGGCTGCAGCGGCCACGGCGTGACCTACACCCACCTGGCCGGCAAGCTGCTGGCCGAGGCCCTGCGCGGCCAGGCCGAGCGCTTCGACGCCTTCGCCAGCCTGCCGCACTACCCGTTCCCGGGCGGGCGCCTGTTCCGCGTGCCGTTCACCGCGCTGGGGGCCACCTACTACCAACTGCGCGACCGGCTGAGCATCTGA
- a CDS encoding aldehyde dehydrogenase, with the protein MTALTREYWENLSKRLHLEGRAFIGGEYREAASGATFECVSPVDGRFLASIASCDAADAEVAVRDARATFESGVWSRLKPVERKRIMIRFADLLDAHAEELALLETLDMGKPIHYALNVDVPGASRALRWSGEAIDKIYDEVAATPHDELGLVTREPVGVVAAIVPWNFPMIMTAWKLGPALATGNSVIVKPSEKSPLSAIRMARLALEAGIPAGVLNVLPGYGHTVGQALALHMDVDTLVFTGSTRIAKQLMIYAGESNMKRVWLEAGGKSANIVCEDAPDLQEAAEAAAMAICFNQGEMCTAGSRLLVQRSIKDKFMPLVVAALQGWKVGHALDPQTRVGALVDQGHLNSVLSYIEAGKADNARLLCGGRQTLSETGGVYLEPTIFDEAHNQMRIAREEIFGPVLTVIPFDTTEEAIAIANDSIYGLAAAIWTGNLSRAHRAAKALRAGSVWVNQYDGGDMTAPFGGFKQSGNGRDKSLHAFDKYTELKATWIKL; encoded by the coding sequence ATGACTGCTCTGACCCGCGAATACTGGGAAAACCTGTCCAAGCGCCTGCACCTGGAAGGCCGCGCCTTCATCGGTGGCGAATACCGGGAAGCCGCTTCCGGCGCCACCTTCGAGTGCGTCAGCCCGGTGGATGGCCGCTTCCTGGCCAGCATCGCCAGCTGCGATGCCGCCGACGCCGAGGTCGCCGTACGCGACGCCCGCGCCACCTTCGAGTCCGGGGTCTGGTCGCGCCTGAAGCCGGTCGAGCGCAAGCGGATCATGATCCGCTTCGCCGACCTGCTGGACGCCCATGCCGAGGAGCTGGCGCTGCTGGAAACCCTCGACATGGGCAAGCCGATCCACTACGCGCTGAACGTCGACGTGCCCGGCGCCTCGCGCGCCCTCCGCTGGAGCGGCGAGGCGATCGACAAGATCTACGACGAAGTGGCCGCCACGCCGCACGACGAGCTGGGCCTGGTGACCCGCGAGCCGGTCGGCGTGGTCGCCGCCATCGTGCCGTGGAACTTCCCGATGATCATGACCGCCTGGAAGCTCGGCCCGGCGCTGGCCACCGGCAACTCGGTGATCGTCAAGCCGTCCGAGAAGTCGCCGCTGAGCGCCATCCGCATGGCCCGGCTGGCGCTGGAGGCCGGCATCCCGGCCGGCGTGCTCAACGTGCTGCCCGGCTACGGCCACACCGTCGGCCAGGCGCTGGCCCTGCACATGGACGTCGACACCCTGGTGTTCACCGGATCGACCCGGATCGCCAAGCAACTGATGATCTATGCCGGCGAGTCGAACATGAAGCGGGTCTGGCTGGAGGCCGGCGGCAAGAGCGCCAACATCGTCTGCGAGGACGCGCCCGACCTGCAGGAGGCCGCCGAGGCGGCGGCGATGGCCATCTGCTTCAACCAGGGCGAGATGTGCACCGCCGGTTCGCGCCTGCTGGTGCAGCGCTCGATCAAGGACAAGTTCATGCCGCTGGTGGTCGCCGCGCTCCAGGGCTGGAAGGTCGGCCATGCACTGGACCCGCAGACCCGCGTCGGCGCGCTGGTCGACCAGGGCCACCTGAACAGCGTGCTGTCCTACATCGAGGCGGGCAAGGCGGACAACGCCCGGCTGCTCTGCGGCGGCCGGCAGACCCTGAGCGAAACCGGCGGCGTGTACCTCGAGCCGACCATCTTCGACGAGGCGCACAACCAGATGCGCATCGCCCGCGAGGAGATCTTCGGTCCGGTGCTGACGGTGATTCCGTTCGACACCACCGAAGAGGCCATCGCCATCGCCAACGACAGCATCTATGGCCTGGCCGCGGCGATCTGGACCGGCAACCTGTCCCGGGCGCATCGGGCGGCCAAGGCGCTGCGCGCCGGCAGCGTGTGGGTCAACCAGTACGACGGCGGCGACATGACCGCGCCCTTCGGTGGCTTCAAGCAGTCCGGCAATGGCCGCGACAAGTCGCTGCACGCCTTCGACAAGTACACCGAGCTTAAGGCCACCTGGATCAAGCTGTGA
- a CDS encoding gamma-glutamyl-gamma-aminobutyrate hydrolase family protein has protein sequence MSYAPLIGVTACRQQLGKYSSHTVGDKYVEAAGFAGIPLLLPARDEAIDPRRLLERLDGVLFTGSPSNVEPHHYEGPASAAGTLHDAQRDRLTLPLLRAALDLGVPVLCICRGFQELNVALGGSLHQRVHELPDHLDHREPQEVAVAEQYAAQHSVAVQPGGLFERLGLPPTFAVNSLHSQGIDRLAPGLRVEALAPDGLVEAVSVVGSAAFALGVQWHPEWRFADNPVSLRLFEAFRAACAARLAARQADPAIPRLHTSAR, from the coding sequence ATGTCATACGCTCCCCTGATCGGCGTGACCGCCTGCCGCCAGCAACTGGGCAAGTACTCCTCGCACACCGTGGGCGACAAGTACGTCGAAGCGGCCGGCTTTGCCGGGATTCCACTGCTGCTGCCGGCGCGCGACGAGGCGATCGACCCGCGCCGCCTGCTTGAGCGGCTGGATGGCGTGCTGTTCACCGGCTCGCCATCCAACGTTGAGCCGCACCACTACGAAGGCCCGGCCAGCGCCGCCGGCACCCTGCACGATGCGCAGCGCGACCGCCTGACCCTGCCGCTGCTGCGCGCCGCGCTGGACCTGGGGGTTCCGGTGCTGTGCATCTGCCGCGGTTTCCAGGAACTCAACGTGGCCCTCGGCGGCAGCCTGCACCAGCGGGTGCACGAGCTGCCGGACCACCTGGACCACCGCGAGCCGCAGGAGGTGGCGGTGGCGGAGCAGTACGCCGCGCAGCACAGCGTCGCGGTGCAGCCCGGCGGGCTGTTCGAGCGCCTGGGCCTGCCGCCGACGTTCGCCGTCAACTCGCTGCACAGCCAGGGCATCGACCGCCTGGCGCCGGGCCTGCGGGTCGAGGCGCTGGCGCCCGATGGCCTGGTCGAGGCGGTTAGCGTGGTCGGCAGTGCCGCCTTCGCCCTCGGCGTGCAGTGGCATCCGGAGTGGCGCTTCGCCGACAACCCGGTGTCCCTGCGCCTGTTCGAGGCGTTCCGCGCGGCCTGCGCGGCACGCCTCGCCGCCCGCCAGGCGGACCCCGCCATCCCGCGCCTGCACACCTCTGCCCGCTAG
- a CDS encoding MBL fold metallo-hydrolase RNA specificity domain-containing protein, which translates to MALLTFMGAIQQVTGSRYLIETRDGARVLLECGMCQGRREDEAHNSAPFAFDPRQLDAVVISHAHIDHSGLLPRLAAEGYRGPVYATTATCELMQLMLLDAAQIQEKDAEWENKWRARMGRAPVVPLYTTLDAEAALKLRRPVEYGQRVEVARGIGVTFHDAGHILGSAIVELDVHDHGLTRRVVFSGDLGNSCTPLMRDPTPLSEADVVLMESTYGDRDHRCDADTLEELVDILQQAHRDGGNVLIPAFAVGRTQDLIFHLGRFYQQGRLPQQAVFLDSPMAIQANAIYHRFHEQFDPKDREMLRNNGVTRVEDWLPILRCTPKAEDSMAINRIQSGAIIIAGSGMCNGGRIVHHLKHNLWRKECHIVFPGYQAQGTLGRAIVDGAPTVRVLRQRIAVKAKVHTLGGFSAHAGQSQLLDWVKHFDHRPELYLVHGELEKMKVLQQALHDRLQWTANIPEPGEQIAL; encoded by the coding sequence ATGGCGCTTCTCACCTTCATGGGAGCCATCCAGCAGGTCACCGGCTCTCGCTACCTGATCGAGACGCGCGACGGCGCCCGGGTGCTGCTGGAGTGCGGCATGTGCCAGGGCCGGCGCGAGGACGAGGCGCACAACAGCGCCCCCTTCGCCTTCGATCCCCGCCAGCTGGATGCGGTGGTCATCTCCCATGCGCACATCGACCACAGCGGCCTGCTTCCGCGTCTCGCGGCCGAGGGCTACCGCGGGCCGGTGTACGCCACCACCGCCACCTGCGAGCTGATGCAGCTGATGCTGCTGGATGCCGCGCAGATCCAGGAAAAGGACGCCGAGTGGGAGAACAAGTGGCGCGCGCGCATGGGCCGCGCGCCGGTGGTGCCGCTGTACACCACCCTCGACGCCGAGGCCGCGCTCAAGCTGCGCCGGCCGGTGGAGTACGGCCAGCGGGTGGAGGTGGCGCGCGGCATCGGCGTGACCTTCCATGACGCCGGGCACATCCTCGGCTCGGCGATCGTCGAGCTGGACGTACACGACCACGGCCTGACCCGCCGCGTGGTGTTCTCCGGCGATCTGGGCAACTCCTGCACGCCGCTGATGCGCGACCCGACGCCGCTGAGCGAGGCCGACGTGGTGCTGATGGAGTCGACCTACGGCGACCGCGACCACCGCTGCGACGCCGACACCCTGGAGGAGCTGGTCGACATCCTGCAGCAGGCCCACCGCGATGGCGGCAACGTGCTGATCCCGGCCTTCGCCGTCGGCCGCACCCAGGACCTGATCTTCCACCTCGGGCGCTTCTACCAGCAGGGCCGGCTGCCGCAGCAGGCCGTGTTCCTCGACAGCCCCATGGCGATCCAGGCCAACGCAATCTACCACCGCTTCCACGAACAGTTCGACCCCAAGGATCGCGAGATGCTGCGCAACAACGGCGTCACGCGCGTCGAGGACTGGCTGCCGATCCTGCGCTGCACACCCAAGGCGGAGGATTCGATGGCGATCAACCGCATCCAGAGCGGCGCGATCATCATCGCCGGCAGCGGCATGTGCAACGGCGGGCGCATCGTCCACCACCTCAAGCACAACCTGTGGCGCAAGGAGTGCCACATAGTGTTCCCCGGCTACCAGGCCCAAGGCACCCTCGGCCGCGCCATCGTCGACGGTGCACCGACCGTGCGTGTGTTGCGCCAGCGCATCGCGGTGAAAGCCAAGGTGCACACCCTCGGCGGCTTCTCCGCGCACGCCGGGCAATCGCAGCTGCTCGACTGGGTGAAACACTTCGATCACCGCCCGGAGCTATATTTGGTACATGGGGAACTGGAAAAGATGAAAGTGCTGCAACAGGCACTACATGATCGCTTGCAGTGGACTGCCAACATCCCGGAACCGGGTGAGCAGATCGCACTCTGA
- a CDS encoding LOG family protein yields MPYESDDYLSRHFQTSAIDLGEKVDELLALSVPPGSPNHALYHEMLMTVVRMAEADRNRWDAKIMMQTLREMESAFSMLEQFKRRRKVTVFGSARTKPDHPLYLQARDLGRLLAHHELMTVTGAGAGIMAAAHEGAGLEHSLGFNITLPFEQRANDVVHDTGNLLPFHFFFLRKLFFVKEADALVLCPGGFGTLDEALEVLTLIQTGKSPIVPVVLLDVPEGRYWKDALHFIREQLEENGYILPSDMNLLKLVTSAEEAVVEITHFYRNYHSSRWLKGLFAIRMNRPLNAHALAYLHDEFADLCVEGGFHQQPYCELEQDEPEFRHLIRLAFQFNGRDQGRLRELINFINLPENWQRSTSQA; encoded by the coding sequence ATGCCTTACGAGTCCGATGACTATCTGTCGAGACACTTCCAGACCAGCGCCATCGACCTGGGGGAAAAGGTCGATGAACTGCTCGCCCTGAGCGTGCCGCCCGGAAGTCCCAACCACGCCCTCTACCACGAGATGCTGATGACCGTGGTGCGCATGGCCGAAGCCGACCGCAATCGCTGGGACGCCAAGATCATGATGCAGACCCTGCGCGAGATGGAGAGCGCGTTCAGCATGCTCGAGCAGTTCAAGCGCCGGCGCAAGGTCACGGTGTTCGGCTCGGCGCGCACCAAGCCCGATCATCCGCTGTACCTGCAGGCCCGCGACCTCGGCCGCCTGCTCGCCCACCACGAGCTGATGACGGTCACCGGCGCCGGCGCCGGGATCATGGCCGCCGCCCACGAGGGCGCCGGTCTCGAGCACAGCCTGGGCTTCAACATCACCCTGCCGTTCGAGCAGCGCGCCAACGACGTGGTGCACGATACCGGCAACCTGCTGCCGTTCCACTTCTTCTTCCTGCGCAAGCTGTTCTTCGTCAAGGAGGCCGACGCCCTGGTGCTCTGCCCCGGCGGCTTCGGCACCCTGGACGAGGCGCTGGAGGTGCTGACCCTGATCCAGACCGGCAAGAGCCCGATCGTCCCGGTGGTGCTGCTCGACGTGCCGGAAGGCCGCTACTGGAAGGATGCCCTGCACTTCATCCGCGAGCAGCTGGAGGAGAACGGCTACATCCTGCCCAGCGACATGAACCTGCTCAAGCTGGTGACCAGTGCCGAGGAAGCGGTGGTGGAGATCACCCACTTCTATCGCAACTACCACTCCAGCCGCTGGCTCAAGGGCCTGTTCGCCATCCGCATGAACCGGCCGCTGAACGCCCATGCCCTGGCCTACCTGCACGACGAGTTCGCCGACCTGTGCGTGGAGGGTGGCTTCCACCAGCAACCCTACTGCGAGCTGGAGCAGGACGAGCCGGAGTTCCGCCACCTGATTCGCCTCGCCTTCCAGTTCAACGGCCGCGACCAGGGCCGCCTGCGCGAGCTGATCAACTTCATCAACCTGCCGGAGAACTGGCAGCGCTCCACCAGCCAGGCCTGA
- a CDS encoding APC family permease, whose protein sequence is MTATTASPRPGAGARKGLAGGSLGLIGGIALGISTIAPVYTLTGALGPTVREVGVHLPAIFIIGFLPMLLVALGYRELNAAEPDSGTSFTWSTRAFGPMIGWIGGWGLVIATIIVLSNLAGVAVDFFYLLLAQLTGREELAQLSGNLLLNVVTCCLFIALAVWICCRGIGSTMSFQYALVGLQLLVLIGFGIAALNGTSAAPAVEFSLDWFNPFGVDSFSALAAGLSLSIFIFWGWDVCLSVSEESVGSHQTPGLAAALTVLLILGLYLFTAIATLQFSGTGSEGVGLGNPYIQENVFAHLAGPVMGPLAILMSIAVLASTAASLQSTFVSPARTLLAMGHFGAVPERFASVCPRSRTPRYATVCAGLAAALFYVIMRTLSENVLTDTIAALGMMICFYYSLTAFACVWYFRHSLFDSWRHFFLRGLCPLLGGAILTVVFAQTMLDSISPEFGSGSEVAGIGLVFVIAMVISLLGIGLMLLSWMRAPAFFLGVTLQRHARVRVMPTHQDSDGVSLGHFSAQQG, encoded by the coding sequence ATGACTGCAACGACTGCATCGCCCCGGCCAGGGGCCGGGGCACGGAAAGGGCTGGCCGGCGGCAGCCTGGGCCTGATCGGCGGCATCGCCCTGGGGATTTCCACCATCGCGCCGGTGTACACCCTGACTGGCGCGCTCGGACCGACGGTGCGCGAGGTCGGCGTGCATCTGCCGGCGATCTTCATCATCGGCTTCCTGCCGATGCTGCTGGTGGCGCTCGGCTATCGCGAGCTGAACGCCGCCGAGCCCGACAGCGGTACCTCGTTCACCTGGTCGACCCGCGCCTTCGGACCGATGATCGGCTGGATCGGCGGCTGGGGCCTGGTGATCGCCACCATCATCGTGCTGTCGAATCTGGCCGGGGTGGCGGTGGACTTCTTCTATCTGCTGCTGGCGCAGCTCACCGGCCGGGAAGAGCTGGCGCAGCTGAGCGGCAACCTGCTGCTCAACGTCGTCACCTGCTGCCTGTTCATCGCCCTCGCGGTGTGGATCTGCTGCCGCGGCATCGGCTCCACCATGAGCTTCCAGTACGCCCTGGTCGGCCTGCAGCTGCTGGTGCTGATCGGCTTCGGCATCGCCGCCCTGAACGGCACGTCGGCGGCGCCGGCCGTCGAGTTCAGCCTGGACTGGTTCAACCCGTTCGGCGTCGACTCCTTCTCGGCGCTGGCGGCGGGTCTGTCGCTGTCGATCTTCATCTTCTGGGGCTGGGACGTCTGCCTGTCGGTCAGCGAGGAGTCGGTCGGCAGCCACCAGACGCCGGGGCTGGCCGCCGCGCTGACCGTCCTGCTGATCCTCGGCCTGTACCTGTTCACCGCCATCGCCACCCTGCAGTTCTCCGGGACCGGCAGCGAGGGCGTCGGCCTGGGCAATCCGTACATCCAGGAGAACGTCTTCGCCCACCTGGCCGGGCCGGTGATGGGGCCGCTGGCGATCCTGATGTCGATCGCGGTGCTGGCCAGCACCGCCGCCTCGCTGCAGTCGACCTTCGTCTCGCCGGCGCGCACCCTGCTGGCCATGGGCCACTTCGGCGCGGTGCCCGAGCGCTTCGCCAGCGTCTGCCCGCGCTCGCGGACGCCGCGCTACGCCACCGTCTGCGCCGGCCTGGCCGCCGCGCTGTTCTACGTGATCATGCGCACCCTCAGCGAGAACGTGCTGACCGACACCATCGCCGCGCTGGGCATGATGATCTGCTTCTACTACTCGCTCACCGCCTTCGCCTGCGTCTGGTATTTCCGCCACAGTCTGTTCGATAGCTGGCGGCACTTCTTCCTGCGCGGGCTGTGCCCGCTGCTGGGCGGGGCAATCCTCACCGTGGTGTTCGCCCAGACCATGCTCGACAGCATCTCGCCGGAGTTCGGCAGCGGCTCGGAGGTGGCGGGCATCGGCCTGGTGTTCGTGATCGCCATGGTCATCTCGCTGCTGGGCATCGGCCTGATGCTGCTGTCGTGGATGCGCGCGCCGGCCTTCTTCCTCGGCGTGACCCTGCAGCGCCATGCACGGGTCAGGGTCATGCCGACCCATCAGGACAGCGACGGGGTGAGCCTCGGCCACTTCAGCGCCCAGCAAGGCTGA
- a CDS encoding phosphoketolase family protein yields the protein MTQLLPCVEELQAHARAEPAFAEWAGGCGPLLHTPATQAAVFRLAHRLVQSGRQPDLASVYRLLQALDRLTCAGLWLVAHMTYARRVRLDGAPLQGDDFKEHPEGHTGGALNLVPAYAGYLALNALTGETRAWTLGQGHCVAAIEALNVLTGNLHAEQAARYGRDEAGLSRLVADFYSYAQAADGLPGVPLGSHVSPHTAGGIAEGGYLGFAELQYAHQPLPGETLVAFLSDGAAEEQRGSDWMPRWWRADDCGVALPVLIANGRRIEQRTELGTPQGLADFVEHLRRCGFDPLRCDGRDPAAFVCALHEMEQHLTHRVDELARGILDYPLPIPFAIAETVKGFGFFGAGENAAHNLPLPGNPRHDAEVRRLFNDGVAALWVAPDELDAALARFAALRGGRPLERDHPLAVRRPLLPQIPALHFHDQACSPMSAIDRFFVELVASNPQLRPRVGNPDELASNRLGGVLRALKHRVCAPENDNEALDGKIITALNEEAVVAACLANQGGLNLVASYEAFCVKMLGAVRQTLTFARQQREVGRPAGWLGWPLVATSHTWENGKNQQSHQDPTFCEALLGEMSDGVRVLFPADHNSTLALLPQIYQARGQLACLVVPKRERPCVFDAAQAQQLARDGAIVVAENPGHEPLLLIANGSYQLAEMQRAARRLAEARVPYRLVYLQEPGRFRAPRDLLEQQAVADESLRERLFPQAMRGRVLLTHMRPEVARGHLWPILPDASQSAALGYRNRGGTLDEAGMLFANRGCWANVLAACARLLDVPRTALLTGEEAAAVAGKGDPTLLR from the coding sequence ATGACCCAGCTTTTGCCTTGCGTCGAAGAACTGCAAGCCCACGCCCGCGCCGAGCCGGCGTTCGCCGAGTGGGCCGGGGGCTGCGGTCCGCTGCTGCACACCCCGGCGACCCAGGCGGCGGTGTTCCGCCTTGCCCACCGCCTGGTGCAGTCCGGCCGGCAGCCGGACCTGGCCAGCGTCTACCGTCTGCTGCAGGCGCTCGACCGGCTGACCTGCGCCGGCCTCTGGCTGGTGGCGCACATGACCTACGCCCGCCGCGTGCGCCTCGACGGCGCGCCGCTGCAAGGCGACGACTTCAAGGAGCATCCCGAGGGGCACACCGGCGGCGCGCTGAACCTGGTGCCGGCCTACGCCGGCTACCTGGCGCTCAATGCGCTGACCGGCGAGACCCGCGCCTGGACCCTCGGCCAGGGCCACTGCGTGGCGGCGATCGAGGCGCTCAACGTGCTCACCGGCAACCTGCATGCCGAGCAGGCCGCGCGCTACGGGCGCGACGAGGCCGGCCTCAGTCGCCTGGTGGCGGACTTCTATAGCTATGCCCAGGCGGCCGATGGCCTGCCGGGCGTGCCGCTGGGCAGCCACGTCAGTCCGCATACCGCCGGCGGCATCGCCGAGGGTGGCTACCTGGGCTTCGCCGAACTGCAGTACGCCCATCAGCCGCTGCCCGGCGAGACCCTGGTGGCCTTCCTCTCCGACGGCGCCGCCGAGGAACAGCGCGGCAGCGACTGGATGCCGCGCTGGTGGCGCGCCGATGACTGCGGCGTGGCCCTGCCGGTGCTGATCGCCAATGGCCGGCGCATCGAACAGCGCACCGAGCTGGGCACCCCGCAGGGGCTGGCCGATTTCGTCGAGCACCTGCGACGCTGTGGCTTCGATCCGCTGCGCTGCGACGGCCGCGATCCGGCCGCCTTCGTCTGCGCCCTGCACGAGATGGAGCAGCACCTGACGCACCGGGTCGACGAGCTGGCGCGCGGCATCCTCGACTATCCGCTGCCGATCCCCTTCGCCATCGCCGAGACGGTCAAGGGCTTCGGCTTCTTCGGGGCCGGCGAGAACGCCGCGCACAACCTGCCGCTGCCGGGCAATCCGCGCCACGACGCCGAGGTGCGCCGGCTGTTCAACGACGGCGTGGCCGCCCTGTGGGTGGCGCCGGACGAGCTGGACGCGGCGCTGGCCCGCTTCGCCGCCCTGCGCGGCGGGCGGCCGCTGGAGCGCGATCACCCGCTGGCCGTGCGCCGGCCGCTGTTGCCGCAGATCCCCGCGCTGCACTTCCACGACCAGGCCTGCTCGCCGATGAGCGCCATCGACCGCTTCTTCGTCGAACTGGTGGCCAGCAATCCGCAGCTGCGCCCGCGGGTCGGCAACCCCGACGAGCTGGCCAGCAACCGCCTGGGTGGCGTGCTGCGGGCGCTCAAGCATCGGGTCTGCGCGCCGGAGAACGACAACGAGGCGCTGGACGGCAAGATCATCACCGCGCTCAACGAGGAGGCGGTGGTCGCCGCCTGCCTGGCCAACCAGGGCGGACTCAACCTGGTGGCCAGCTACGAGGCGTTCTGCGTGAAGATGCTCGGCGCGGTGCGTCAGACCCTGACCTTCGCCCGCCAGCAGCGCGAGGTCGGTCGGCCGGCCGGCTGGCTCGGCTGGCCGCTGGTGGCCACCTCGCACACCTGGGAAAACGGCAAGAACCAGCAGTCGCATCAGGATCCGACCTTCTGCGAGGCGCTGCTCGGCGAGATGAGCGATGGCGTGCGGGTGCTGTTTCCCGCCGACCACAACAGCACCCTGGCGCTGCTGCCGCAGATCTATCAGGCGCGCGGCCAGCTGGCCTGCCTGGTGGTGCCCAAGCGCGAGCGGCCCTGCGTGTTCGATGCAGCCCAGGCGCAGCAGCTGGCCCGCGACGGCGCCATCGTGGTGGCGGAAAACCCCGGTCACGAGCCGCTGCTGCTGATCGCCAACGGCAGCTACCAGCTGGCCGAGATGCAGCGGGCAGCCCGGCGCCTGGCGGAGGCCCGGGTCCCCTACCGGCTGGTCTACCTGCAGGAGCCGGGACGCTTCCGCGCGCCGCGCGACCTGCTGGAGCAGCAGGCGGTGGCCGACGAGAGCCTGCGTGAGCGGCTGTTCCCGCAGGCCATGCGCGGCCGCGTGCTGCTCACCCACATGCGCCCGGAGGTGGCGCGCGGTCACCTGTGGCCGATCCTGCCGGATGCCAGCCAGAGCGCGGCGCTGGGCTACCGCAACCGCGGTGGCACGCTCGACGAGGCGGGCATGCTGTTCGCCAACCGTGGCTGCTGGGCCAACGTGCTGGCCGCCTGTGCGCGCCTGCTGGACGTGCCGCGCACCGCGCTGCTGACCGGCGAGGAGGCCGCCGCGGTGGCCGGCAAGGGCGATCCGACCCTGCTGCGCTGA